A genomic stretch from Telmatocola sphagniphila includes:
- a CDS encoding MBOAT family O-acyltransferase: protein MNFTDRAFFYYFVAVYFVWLLIRRREDWTIPFLLVASLVFYGNNHWSLLPLLIVFCLIDWIIARRMEISFRPKRWLILGISFNLLILAYFKYTPMLVETFTSLFGGPPRNFDNWKIPYGISFYSFTGIAYLVDVYRKTNPAMQSLARYSLSAAFFPHLVAGPILRPHEFLNDLNPGRMPREPLAPREACFLVARGFFKKLVVADRIALAIDPFFAHVGDGTTAGVWSLPYIYLYAFQIYFDFSAYTDIARGLALLFGYRWPENFNRPYLATSVAEFWHRWHITLSRFLRDYLFIPLGGSRCGFWKTNRNLMITMLLGGLWHGANWSFMIWGGLHGSFLVLHRLWSRIPLRGKLQNLNGTAGVVWKLVCILLTFHAICLAWCFFRLTGWQQSVDCVRKVFDFDTSRGFVGNAYDPAVWWALLVYLLLSLLGQKLTEIRAVGSGVFVPSWKRGMAWGFGLGWIMLAILLAPDASTPNFIYFQF, encoded by the coding sequence ATGAACTTCACGGATCGCGCTTTCTTCTACTATTTTGTGGCCGTCTATTTCGTCTGGTTGCTGATTCGCCGTCGGGAAGATTGGACGATCCCGTTTCTGCTCGTCGCCAGTCTGGTTTTTTACGGGAATAACCACTGGTCCCTGCTGCCGCTATTGATCGTATTCTGTCTGATTGACTGGATAATTGCCCGCCGGATGGAAATCAGTTTCCGGCCGAAGCGCTGGCTGATACTGGGTATCAGCTTCAACCTGCTGATCCTGGCCTATTTCAAATACACGCCGATGCTGGTGGAAACGTTCACCAGTCTTTTCGGGGGTCCGCCGCGGAATTTCGATAACTGGAAGATTCCCTACGGGATTTCCTTCTATTCCTTCACCGGGATTGCGTATCTGGTCGACGTTTATCGCAAAACGAATCCCGCCATGCAGAGCCTGGCGCGGTATTCGCTCTCGGCCGCGTTTTTCCCGCATCTGGTAGCCGGTCCCATTCTGCGACCTCATGAGTTTTTAAACGATCTGAACCCCGGTCGAATGCCGCGGGAGCCCCTGGCCCCTCGGGAGGCCTGCTTTCTTGTTGCTCGCGGCTTCTTCAAAAAGCTGGTGGTGGCCGATCGTATTGCCTTGGCGATCGATCCCTTCTTTGCCCACGTCGGCGATGGCACGACAGCGGGAGTCTGGTCGCTTCCGTACATCTACCTTTATGCGTTCCAGATCTACTTCGATTTCTCAGCCTACACCGATATTGCACGTGGTTTAGCTCTCTTATTCGGTTATCGCTGGCCGGAGAATTTTAATCGGCCTTATCTCGCCACTTCAGTAGCAGAGTTCTGGCACCGCTGGCACATTACGCTTAGCCGGTTTTTGAGAGACTATCTGTTCATTCCCTTAGGGGGCAGCCGCTGCGGCTTCTGGAAAACCAATCGCAATCTCATGATCACCATGTTGCTGGGGGGTCTCTGGCACGGGGCCAATTGGTCGTTCATGATCTGGGGAGGGCTGCATGGCTCGTTCCTCGTTCTGCATCGGCTCTGGTCGCGAATACCGCTGCGAGGAAAATTGCAAAATCTGAACGGGACTGCCGGGGTAGTCTGGAAGCTCGTCTGCATTCTGCTGACCTTTCATGCGATCTGTCTGGCGTGGTGTTTTTTCCGCCTAACGGGCTGGCAGCAAAGCGTCGATTGCGTGCGCAAAGTTTTCGATTTCGACACTTCTCGCGGCTTTGTCGGCAATGCCTACGATCCGGCCGTCTGGTGGGCGCTTTTGGTCTATTTATTGTTGAGTTTGCTCGGCCAGAAGCTGACCGAAATTCGAGCTGTCGGATCTGGTGTTTTCGTGCCTTCCTGGAAACGCGGGATGGCGTGGGGATTTGGTCTCGGTTGGATAATGCTGGCCATCCTGTTAGCGCCGGATGCCAGTACCCCCAACTTTATCTATTTCCAATTCTGA
- a CDS encoding DUF1559 family PulG-like putative transporter, whose product MIQRRSQNRLGFTLIELLVVIAIIAILIGLLLPAVQKVREAAARAQSTNNLKQIALSFHSFNDVYGYLPPTLGWKPMRMENGVCGSALFYSLPFIEEQNRYNQSFGPLTGLVGPILPGTEHVEPPNAWRGVRTGGLVKSFVAPADPTSMSNDTPTSYFVNREVFTGTLKIEFIGDGTSNTFLVGEGYVNCQNPAFVEVRGGQWNIGEVMDFDTAAPLMPASAPLPGNSNPYAPSFGRNLPTAGLPTPPTIPFQPQPAQGTCDHRLLQGLTGTVVMVGLADGSVRSVTPAITLTTWNAAITPNGGEILGSDW is encoded by the coding sequence ATGATCCAGCGTCGCAGTCAGAACCGTCTTGGCTTCACGCTCATCGAACTTCTCGTAGTCATTGCGATTATCGCCATTCTCATAGGCCTGTTGTTGCCCGCCGTGCAGAAAGTTCGGGAAGCGGCCGCTCGCGCCCAAAGTACTAACAATCTGAAGCAGATCGCTTTAAGTTTCCACTCTTTCAATGATGTTTACGGCTATCTGCCGCCCACTCTGGGTTGGAAGCCGATGCGCATGGAAAATGGGGTTTGCGGCTCCGCGCTGTTCTACTCGCTGCCATTCATCGAAGAGCAGAATCGCTACAACCAATCGTTTGGTCCATTGACGGGTCTCGTCGGTCCGATCCTGCCGGGTACCGAACATGTGGAACCGCCTAATGCCTGGCGGGGTGTTCGTACGGGTGGCCTGGTGAAATCCTTCGTGGCTCCGGCCGATCCGACCTCCATGTCGAATGACACACCGACCAGCTATTTCGTCAATCGCGAGGTCTTCACGGGCACGCTGAAAATCGAATTCATCGGGGATGGAACTTCCAATACCTTCCTCGTCGGCGAGGGCTACGTGAATTGTCAGAACCCGGCCTTCGTCGAAGTTCGCGGCGGCCAATGGAATATCGGGGAAGTCATGGATTTCGACACGGCCGCCCCTTTGATGCCCGCTTCCGCCCCCTTACCCGGGAATAGCAACCCCTACGCCCCTTCGTTCGGTAGAAATCTGCCGACGGCGGGCCTTCCGACTCCTCCAACCATTCCGTTCCAGCCCCAACCGGCTCAAGGTACTTGCGATCACCGCTTACTCCAGGGGTTAACGGGAACGGTAGTCATGGTGGGACTGGCGGACGGCAGTGTGCGTAGCGTCACTCCCGCAATCACCCTGACGACCTGGAACGCGGCCATCACCCCCAATGGCGGAGAGATTCTGGGTTCGGATTGGTAA
- a CDS encoding TIGR03000 domain-containing protein: protein MRSIRLFSPLAALLVFAQLGSAQTRPTVGPKHFAGPSTAVPAPLGTKVPVIFWDRNRQRDYGYGYGYSGLGVGVSFGVGGLYDPLAVDPSTGIGVGVGFWGNNYNGFYSNGFSMYGPPVPTYAPIPGMFGGADQRFLGNNPGPLFSTPYTSGDWKSSKPITTSPITPLPDPTQQLVPTVPLQQMPATPITDFPKEIPPIPAVASLTMNIVVPENAQIYFDDALTKQTGKVRSFVSPEQKLGEVLEYNVRVEWTEAGVPLSKRRKIAGKAGEQITVDFTKD from the coding sequence ATGCGTTCCATTCGCCTATTTTCCCCGCTGGCCGCGCTTCTCGTTTTTGCCCAACTCGGCAGCGCTCAAACTCGACCTACTGTTGGCCCGAAACATTTCGCCGGCCCGTCGACTGCCGTCCCTGCACCGCTGGGAACCAAAGTTCCGGTAATCTTCTGGGATCGCAACCGACAGAGGGATTACGGCTACGGCTACGGTTACTCCGGCCTGGGTGTCGGAGTCAGCTTCGGCGTTGGCGGACTCTACGATCCGCTAGCAGTGGATCCCAGCACGGGTATCGGTGTGGGGGTCGGCTTTTGGGGCAACAACTACAACGGCTTTTATTCGAACGGCTTCAGCATGTACGGTCCGCCAGTGCCGACCTACGCTCCTATTCCCGGGATGTTCGGCGGAGCCGATCAACGCTTCCTCGGTAACAATCCAGGACCGCTCTTCAGCACGCCGTACACCAGCGGCGATTGGAAGTCGAGTAAACCAATTACCACTTCGCCGATCACTCCTCTGCCCGATCCGACTCAGCAACTGGTCCCGACTGTGCCCCTGCAGCAGATGCCGGCCACGCCGATAACGGACTTCCCAAAAGAGATTCCGCCGATTCCGGCCGTTGCCAGCCTGACCATGAATATCGTGGTTCCGGAAAATGCGCAGATTTACTTCGATGATGCCCTCACCAAGCAGACGGGTAAAGTACGATCGTTCGTTTCTCCCGAACAGAAACTCGGGGAAGTGCTGGAATATAACGTGCGAGTGGAGTGGACGGAAGCCGGCGTGCCCTTGAGCAAACGAAGGAAAATTGCGGGTAAAGCCGGAGAACAGATCACAGTCGATTTCACCAAGGACTAA
- the moaA gene encoding GTP 3',8-cyclase MoaA — MSAFELPLSSSVPLVDRFGRIHNNLRISVTDRCNLRCTYCMPEDVQFLDRDELLSFEEIQKFVAAVQPLGVNKIRLTGGEPLLRRELPSLIRLLLQIPGIHDLGLSTNGLLLAGQAQSLRAAGLKRLNISLDTLDESRFEQVTRRKGLSQVLEGIQAAREAGYESIKINAVSIRGLTELDAIPLARYARENQLELRFIEYMPIGADHWEREKVFFASEILELLESEFGPISPARNYDPRSPAMDFEYADGGGRIGIIASVSRPFCRNCNRIRLTAEGKFRNCLFALDEVDVKSILRSQQDTHRLQEIIIESVRQKWEGHEINTARFVKPQRTMHAIGG; from the coding sequence ATGAGTGCCTTCGAACTTCCACTATCATCGTCTGTACCTTTGGTGGACCGCTTCGGTCGCATTCACAACAACTTGCGTATCTCCGTCACCGACCGCTGCAATCTCCGCTGCACCTACTGCATGCCTGAGGATGTGCAATTTCTCGACCGTGACGAATTGCTGAGCTTTGAAGAGATTCAGAAATTCGTCGCAGCCGTACAGCCTTTAGGGGTGAATAAAATCCGGCTGACCGGTGGAGAGCCCCTGCTGCGGCGGGAACTACCCAGCTTGATTCGATTGCTGCTTCAAATTCCCGGAATCCACGATCTGGGCCTCAGCACCAACGGCCTGCTCCTGGCCGGGCAGGCCCAGTCTCTTCGTGCGGCCGGCCTCAAGCGTTTGAATATCAGCCTGGATACACTGGATGAGTCGCGGTTCGAACAAGTCACTCGTCGAAAAGGACTGTCCCAAGTCCTCGAAGGGATTCAAGCGGCACGGGAGGCAGGTTATGAAAGCATCAAAATCAACGCCGTGAGCATTCGAGGGCTGACTGAACTGGATGCGATTCCGCTGGCTCGCTATGCCCGCGAAAATCAGTTGGAATTGCGCTTCATCGAGTACATGCCAATCGGAGCGGATCACTGGGAACGGGAAAAAGTCTTTTTCGCCAGCGAAATTCTGGAGCTTCTAGAGTCCGAATTCGGTCCCATCAGCCCGGCCCGGAATTACGATCCTCGTAGCCCGGCCATGGACTTCGAATACGCCGACGGCGGCGGCCGGATCGGAATTATCGCCTCGGTCTCCCGACCTTTCTGCCGGAATTGCAACCGCATCCGATTAACGGCCGAGGGAAAATTTCGCAATTGTTTATTTGCTCTGGACGAAGTCGATGTGAAATCGATTTTGCGTTCTCAGCAAGATACGCACCGGTTGCAGGAAATCATCATTGAGTCCGTCCGGCAGAAATGGGAAGGGCATGAAATCAACACGGCCCGCTTCGTGAAACCGCAGCGGACCATGCACGCCATCGGGGGCTGA
- a CDS encoding molybdenum cofactor biosynthesis protein MoaE: MIELTQLPIDQSLLLEKVRSNNAGGLVLFLGTVRELTGEIRTKTLEYQAHEPMALAKMHQLEQEARQRWPIQELAMVHRLGSLSVGEVAVGVAVSCPHRKEAFEACAHLIDRLKEIVPIWKKEVAPDGQGDWVHPV, encoded by the coding sequence ATGATTGAACTCACACAACTCCCGATCGATCAGTCTCTGCTCCTCGAGAAAGTCCGCTCGAATAACGCAGGTGGGCTAGTCCTTTTTCTCGGCACCGTCCGCGAACTCACCGGGGAGATTCGAACGAAAACTCTGGAGTATCAGGCCCACGAACCGATGGCGCTGGCGAAAATGCATCAGCTGGAGCAGGAAGCCCGCCAGCGCTGGCCGATCCAGGAGCTGGCGATGGTCCACCGACTCGGTTCCTTGAGTGTGGGAGAGGTGGCCGTTGGTGTCGCCGTCAGCTGTCCCCATCGGAAGGAAGCCTTTGAAGCCTGTGCCCATCTGATCGATCGGCTGAAGGAAATCGTACCCATTTGGAAGAAGGAAGTCGCCCCGGATGGTCAGGGGGATTGGGTCCATCCGGTATAA
- a CDS encoding FAD-binding protein: protein MEGLLKALKQDLRRQFRGEISSESTSCALYSTDSSPFEILPLAVACPTSESDLQQIVSYASSHALPVVARGAGTGLSGESLGSGIIVDCSRHLREVLEIGADFVRVQPGLLLADLNRILSKHDRRIAPTPFNYETCTVGGWMAVNSSGPNCLAHGMPREHLQSARLILDTGECISLAEDNSMVGRWKLVREQLQQLVQNHAEVIRNRAPSHPFDNAGYGLRLRSASEEIDYTVMLAGSEGTLGLFSELTLRTSPLPNRVAAVLFGFANLGQACSAARDFIPGMPSLATVYDRRALTLIRKTSEDWDRILTTDCEGILILEWEQSSLAEASENARDAIARIQNRAKWVYPLIETDSQALYLRLRHSARRGFHSLSRGPRPLPFTNDLAVAIDQLPEFLNQAESILRELDCTATYQIQAATGQVDIRPIFDFKNDEDRAKLWPLAEQLNSLAIEFGGTICSQYGTGLTRTPWIEKQLGEMFPIHQEIKRIFDPRDQLNPGKIIRVDPNRPAWPLRSNRSSTRIELAQAENCHGCADCKSTGVEERTCPAHRGWRTEGSSPRGMMNYLRSLPEIPEEKKTESDEAREVASACVQCMQCRTGCSAEIDIPGLMLGSRIASVAEEGLSWPQWWISRSERWLRWGTRIPRLSNLIARGSLTRRLLQGLTGLSRQIRAPREIFRTVPFHRRKKKLANIANEKQTILLLPGTSVNYLHPQIAEAALEVLNLNQIRVELADPPIPSVAGALFLGDLAYAQRMLQKHLPRLMEAARAGYPIVCIEPADATVLKNYLGLLFPEESDLNKIRGTTWELTDYLNSLYRSGNLKKDFQAVNGQIAYHTPCHRKSKLTSDPLWLRDIPEANATNLNAGCTGLAIQFGLMKRNRSAAKNIGKSLEEAVFAAKGQITTSECSACRLQLYQWTASSARHPVELLASAYRKPQKFGTLLVKADQSTLQLFARFREEAKTDFLLVPTPPGSTIAHIRSFLRERWPTLTPLIQHSKFAANNEFVTEEYAIRSGDELSIIPPVSGG, encoded by the coding sequence GTGGAAGGCTTGCTCAAGGCACTGAAACAGGACCTGAGACGCCAATTTCGCGGAGAGATTTCCAGCGAATCGACTTCTTGCGCCCTCTACTCCACGGACTCCAGCCCTTTTGAAATCCTGCCCCTCGCCGTGGCCTGTCCCACGAGCGAGTCCGATCTTCAGCAAATCGTCAGTTACGCCAGCTCGCACGCACTTCCCGTGGTAGCGCGGGGAGCCGGTACCGGACTGAGCGGTGAATCTCTCGGCTCCGGCATCATCGTCGATTGTTCGCGCCATTTACGCGAAGTGCTGGAGATCGGTGCCGATTTCGTAAGAGTTCAACCCGGTCTTCTACTCGCCGATCTGAATCGCATACTGTCTAAGCACGACCGTCGCATCGCTCCGACGCCGTTCAATTATGAAACCTGCACGGTCGGCGGCTGGATGGCGGTCAATTCCTCCGGGCCCAACTGCCTCGCCCATGGCATGCCGCGCGAACATCTGCAATCGGCCCGCCTCATTTTGGATACGGGGGAATGTATTTCTCTGGCCGAAGACAACTCCATGGTCGGACGATGGAAACTGGTTCGGGAACAGCTTCAGCAACTGGTGCAAAATCACGCGGAAGTCATCAGGAATCGCGCCCCCTCCCATCCCTTCGATAATGCCGGCTATGGCTTGCGACTGAGATCGGCCTCCGAAGAAATCGACTATACGGTAATGCTTGCCGGTTCGGAAGGGACGCTGGGTTTATTCAGCGAACTGACTTTGAGAACATCCCCTCTACCCAACAGGGTGGCGGCCGTACTGTTCGGTTTTGCAAATCTCGGGCAAGCCTGCAGCGCGGCCCGCGATTTCATTCCCGGCATGCCATCACTGGCCACTGTTTACGACCGCCGAGCACTGACGCTGATTCGAAAAACCTCGGAGGATTGGGACAGAATTCTCACCACGGACTGCGAAGGAATCCTCATACTCGAGTGGGAACAGTCTAGCCTGGCGGAAGCCTCGGAGAATGCTCGGGATGCGATCGCGAGGATCCAGAATCGGGCCAAATGGGTTTACCCATTGATTGAGACCGATTCGCAAGCTCTTTATTTAAGGCTCCGGCACTCTGCTCGACGGGGATTCCACTCCCTCTCGCGTGGTCCCCGTCCACTGCCCTTCACCAACGATCTGGCCGTCGCGATCGACCAACTTCCCGAGTTTTTGAATCAAGCCGAAAGCATTCTGCGCGAGCTCGATTGCACGGCGACTTACCAGATTCAGGCAGCCACCGGTCAGGTGGACATCCGGCCAATCTTCGATTTCAAGAACGATGAAGATCGGGCAAAGCTCTGGCCCTTAGCCGAACAACTCAATTCTCTGGCTATCGAGTTCGGCGGGACGATTTGCAGCCAGTACGGCACGGGATTAACGCGCACACCCTGGATCGAAAAACAATTGGGGGAAATGTTTCCGATTCACCAGGAAATCAAGCGAATTTTCGACCCGCGCGATCAGTTAAATCCGGGGAAAATTATTCGAGTGGATCCCAATCGACCGGCTTGGCCGCTGCGTTCCAATCGTTCCAGCACGCGGATCGAACTGGCGCAGGCGGAAAACTGCCACGGTTGCGCCGATTGCAAATCCACAGGTGTGGAAGAACGCACCTGCCCGGCTCATCGCGGCTGGCGCACCGAAGGCAGTTCTCCCCGGGGAATGATGAACTACCTGCGTTCGCTACCCGAGATTCCCGAGGAGAAAAAAACGGAATCGGACGAGGCGCGGGAAGTCGCTTCTGCCTGCGTTCAATGCATGCAGTGCCGGACGGGCTGTTCGGCCGAGATCGACATTCCCGGATTGATGTTGGGGAGCCGAATTGCCTCCGTCGCGGAAGAGGGGCTTAGCTGGCCTCAGTGGTGGATCAGCCGATCGGAACGCTGGCTACGCTGGGGCACGCGCATTCCCCGCCTGAGTAACCTCATCGCCCGAGGCAGTCTGACGCGCCGGTTGCTGCAAGGACTGACCGGTTTGAGCCGGCAGATACGGGCCCCCCGAGAGATTTTTCGGACCGTGCCGTTCCACCGCCGCAAGAAAAAACTGGCGAATATCGCAAACGAAAAACAGACGATTCTGCTGTTGCCAGGCACGAGCGTGAATTATCTTCATCCGCAAATTGCCGAGGCCGCTCTGGAAGTTCTGAATCTGAACCAGATTCGCGTGGAACTCGCCGACCCGCCAATTCCCTCTGTTGCGGGTGCGCTCTTCCTGGGAGATCTAGCATACGCTCAGAGGATGCTCCAGAAGCATTTACCTCGTCTGATGGAGGCCGCCCGCGCCGGTTATCCGATCGTTTGCATCGAGCCAGCGGATGCCACCGTTTTAAAGAACTACCTGGGCCTGCTGTTCCCGGAAGAATCGGATCTGAATAAAATTCGGGGCACCACGTGGGAATTGACCGACTACCTCAATTCGCTTTATCGGAGCGGGAATTTAAAAAAGGATTTCCAGGCTGTAAACGGACAGATTGCCTACCACACTCCCTGCCATCGCAAATCGAAGTTGACTAGCGATCCGCTTTGGCTGCGGGATATACCCGAGGCGAACGCGACCAACCTGAATGCTGGCTGTACCGGCCTGGCAATCCAATTCGGGCTAATGAAACGCAATCGCTCGGCGGCTAAGAATATCGGTAAATCGCTCGAAGAGGCGGTATTCGCGGCTAAAGGGCAAATCACGACTTCCGAATGTTCCGCCTGCCGACTACAACTATACCAGTGGACGGCCAGTTCCGCCCGGCATCCGGTGGAACTGCTGGCTTCGGCTTATCGGAAACCTCAGAAATTTGGGACCTTGCTCGTGAAAGCCGATCAATCCACCCTGCAACTGTTCGCCCGTTTCCGCGAGGAAGCCAAGACCGATTTCCTGTTGGTGCCGACTCCTCCGGGCTCGACGATCGCGCATATCCGCTCGTTCCTGCGGGAGAGATGGCCGACGCTGACTCCTTTAATCCAGCATTCCAAATTTGCTGCGAACAACGAATTCGTGACCGAGGAGTATGCGATCCGATCGGGAGATGAACTGAGTATTATCCCACCGGTCAGCGGCGGTTGA
- the folE gene encoding GTP cyclohydrolase I FolE has protein sequence MVKREPGTPAGAGHTVDLQRIQNAVREILLAVGEDPERDGLLETPARVARMYAEVFSGLKIDPKIYLKKTFNVQHEEMVLVRDIDFNSMCEHHLLPFTGRAHIAYLPSGKVVGLSKLARIVEAVSHRPQVQERMTEELADLVLNELGAIGAGVVLEASHSCMSLRGVRKTGSTTITSAMRGSFKTNPATRAEFLSLVHSPRLRAGG, from the coding sequence ATCGTCAAGCGGGAGCCTGGAACTCCTGCCGGGGCCGGGCATACAGTGGACCTGCAACGCATTCAAAACGCGGTGCGTGAGATCCTACTGGCTGTGGGGGAAGACCCCGAACGAGACGGGCTGCTGGAAACTCCTGCCCGCGTGGCTCGCATGTATGCGGAAGTCTTCTCCGGACTGAAAATCGATCCCAAGATTTATCTGAAAAAGACATTCAATGTTCAGCACGAAGAAATGGTGCTGGTGCGCGACATCGATTTCAACAGTATGTGCGAACACCATCTGTTGCCGTTTACCGGCCGGGCTCACATCGCCTATCTGCCCTCGGGAAAGGTGGTGGGCTTGAGCAAACTGGCCCGTATTGTCGAAGCGGTTTCGCACCGACCGCAGGTTCAGGAGCGGATGACCGAGGAACTCGCGGATCTGGTGCTCAACGAGTTGGGCGCCATCGGCGCGGGTGTGGTTCTGGAAGCTTCTCACAGCTGCATGTCTTTACGTGGTGTCCGAAAGACCGGATCGACTACAATTACCAGTGCCATGCGGGGAAGCTTCAAGACCAACCCTGCGACTCGCGCTGAATTTTTGTCCCTGGTACATTCCCCCCGGTTGCGGGCCGGCGGGTAG
- a CDS encoding 3' terminal RNA ribose 2'-O-methyltransferase Hen1, translated as MFLTISTSHSPATDLGYLLHKKPGRLQSFSLNFGQLHVFYTEASEEKCTAVLLLDMDAVGWTRSRPDKRGEAGLLYQYVNDRPYVASSFLSVAISQVLGSALNGRCKDRPELAETPIPLTVSIPVLPSRGGEGFLRKLFEPLGYQLELRRHPLDQNFTEWGESRYFFLKLSKTVVLHELLSHLYVLIPVLDADKHYWIGEEEVAKLLKHGEGWLETHPEKAAIVDRYLKYRGNLVQAAHAGLLVASEELPADSDRVEIEDEVETKIRLHDLRQNRVCEVLVAEGCRSVVDLGCGEGKLLTRLCQEKQFEKIIGVDVSTRSLEIADQKLRRRGAYDEPDRLKLLQGSAVYRDDRLAGFDGLSLVEVVEHLDLNRLPALEKNIFAILKPRVVVLTTPNREYNVKFEGLKEGKLRHRDHRFEWTRSEFQNWATAIGQKYGYAVQIEMLGELDAELGGPSQLGVFIRS; from the coding sequence ATGTTCCTGACGATCTCCACAAGCCACTCTCCTGCAACCGATCTCGGCTATCTGCTGCACAAAAAGCCCGGCCGGCTACAATCTTTTTCTTTGAATTTCGGCCAGCTGCACGTGTTTTACACGGAAGCTTCGGAAGAGAAGTGCACAGCCGTGCTGCTTCTGGATATGGACGCGGTGGGCTGGACCCGCTCCCGGCCCGACAAGCGGGGCGAAGCCGGTTTGCTTTACCAATATGTGAACGACCGGCCCTATGTCGCTTCTTCGTTCCTCAGCGTGGCGATTTCCCAGGTATTGGGTTCGGCCCTCAACGGCCGTTGCAAAGACCGCCCCGAACTTGCGGAGACGCCGATACCCTTAACGGTCAGTATTCCCGTACTCCCTTCGAGAGGGGGCGAAGGGTTTCTTCGAAAGTTGTTCGAGCCTCTGGGCTACCAGCTCGAATTGCGTCGACACCCGCTGGATCAAAATTTCACCGAGTGGGGGGAGAGTCGCTACTTCTTTTTGAAACTCTCGAAAACAGTTGTGCTGCACGAACTCTTGTCGCACTTGTATGTGCTGATACCGGTTCTCGATGCGGATAAGCACTACTGGATCGGCGAAGAAGAAGTTGCCAAGCTTTTAAAGCATGGCGAAGGCTGGTTGGAAACTCATCCGGAAAAAGCGGCCATCGTCGATCGATATCTGAAATACCGCGGCAACCTGGTTCAAGCCGCGCATGCCGGGCTGCTAGTGGCTTCCGAAGAACTCCCGGCTGATTCGGACCGCGTGGAAATCGAAGACGAAGTGGAGACCAAGATTCGCCTGCACGATTTGCGGCAAAACCGGGTCTGTGAAGTCCTGGTGGCGGAAGGGTGCCGGTCTGTGGTCGATCTCGGTTGCGGCGAAGGGAAACTCTTGACGCGACTTTGCCAGGAAAAGCAGTTCGAGAAGATTATCGGTGTCGATGTCTCCACTCGCTCGCTGGAAATCGCCGATCAGAAATTGCGGCGGCGCGGCGCCTACGACGAACCGGATCGTTTGAAACTGTTACAGGGCTCGGCCGTCTATCGCGACGATCGGTTGGCGGGCTTCGATGGTCTTAGTCTCGTCGAAGTGGTGGAGCACCTCGATCTCAATCGACTGCCGGCGCTCGAGAAAAATATCTTCGCGATCCTGAAGCCGCGGGTGGTGGTTCTGACCACGCCCAATCGCGAATACAACGTGAAATTCGAAGGTCTGAAGGAAGGAAAGTTGCGGCATCGCGATCATCGCTTTGAATGGACCCGATCCGAATTTCAGAACTGGGCCACGGCGATCGGTCAAAAGTATGGCTACGCCGTGCAGATAGAAATGTTGGGGGAACTCGACGCCGAACTGGGTGGTCCTTCCCAATTAGGAGTTTTCATTCGCTCATGA